The following are encoded together in the Thunnus thynnus chromosome 15, fThuThy2.1, whole genome shotgun sequence genome:
- the LOC137198836 gene encoding relaxin-3 receptor 1-like, whose translation MSNPDFKRLELFRNILNVCSVDSSCNHSHLTFNMSMYDGLEIDDGSPWLRIVISVVYFIVATAGVLGNLLVMFLLYSTHTITTGIINFFVFNLALAHLLFSLALPFWAIDIALDYSWPFSLATCKAVSLLTGLNVFASCFFLTAMSLTRYCYVATALKPNASLCSRFCTSPVATAFIWAGALVAAAPRAVFADLSRVGSGNDTACLLRFPDGTAWLGINQLLRVVVGFLLPYATIILSYLLLLRFLCRHKLKGSNSRRKADVSKSVAVVVLSFCVCWFPYNVLTLWSVLIQLDIVDISNSFYLAQTYFFPLANCLAFTSSCFNPVIYCLVRKEYRLALHNVLLKLSLAIVSKMPYGINSDEGLGQAGQLGIPLNNLYSHTTQPDTRRFAAMSALPTVVSNL comes from the coding sequence atgtcaaaccctGACTTCAAGAGACTTGAGCTCTTCAGAAACATCCTGAATGTTTGCAGTGTAGACTCATCTTGTAATCACTCCCACCTGACTTTCAACATGAGCATGTATGATGGGCTGGAAATTGATGATGGATCTCCCTGGCTAAGAATAGTCATCTCtgtggtttattttattgtggCCACTGCTGGAGTGTTGGGGAACTTGTTAGTAATGTTCCTGCTGTATTCCACTCATACCATCACAACAGGCATCATCAATTTCTTTGTGTTCAACTTAGCTTTGGCTCACCTACTGTTCTCCCTGGCCTTGCCATTTTGGGCCATAGACATTGCACTGGACTACAGCTGGCCTTTTAGCTTGGCCACATGCAAGGCTGTATCATTACTCACTGGGCTTAATGTCTTTGCTAGCTGCTTTTTCCTGACAGCTATGAGTCTGACCCGGTACTGCTATGTGGCAACTGCGCTCAAACCCAATGCTTCCCTGTGCAGTAGATTTTGCACTTCTCCTGTGGCCACAGCTTTTATCTGGGCTGGAGCACTCGTAGCAGCAGCACCCCGAGCTGTGTTTGCAGATCTGAGCCGTGTGGGTAGTGGTAACGACACAGCATGCCTGCTCCGTTTCCCAGATGGTACGGCCTGGCTTGGAATAAACCAGCTCCTGCGAGTGGTGGTGGGATTTTTGCTGCCCTACGCCACTATCATCCTCTCCTACTTGCTTCTGCTGCGCTTCCTCTGCCGGCATAAACTGAAAGGCAGCAACTCTCGGCGAAAGGCTGATGTTTCAAAGTCTGTGGCAGTGGTGGTGCTGTCattctgtgtctgctggtttcCCTACAATGTCCTCACCCTTTGGAGTGTCCTGATCCAACTTGACATTGTTGATATCAGTAACTCATTCTACTTGGCTCAAACATACTTTTTCCCTCTGGCTAACTGCTTGGCTTTCACCAGCAGCTGTTTCAACCCTGTCATCTACTGCCTGGTTCGAAAAGAATACCGTTTGGCTCTCCATAATGTGCTATTAAAACTTAGCCTGGCGATTGTGTCCAAGATGCCCTATGGCATTAATTCTGATGAGGGATTGGGACAAGCTGGACAACTGGGCATTCCCCTCAACAACTTATACAGCCACACAACCCAGCCTGACACAAGGAGATTCGCAGCAATGTCAGCACTTCCaacagtggtttccaacctgtAA